In one Rutidosis leptorrhynchoides isolate AG116_Rl617_1_P2 chromosome 8, CSIRO_AGI_Rlap_v1, whole genome shotgun sequence genomic region, the following are encoded:
- the LOC139864713 gene encoding protein ALP1-like, translating into MSKDLFLRITNDIIAYDVQPLPRHFEYFKPKIDALGRKSFSTIQKCTSALRQLAYGTTADMFDEYLQMSECTSIVCRDMFCRCILELYVDEYLRKPTSSDIDRLYSAHEEKHGFKKMLGSINCMHWQWKNCPVAWKGQYTSGHQKYPTIVLEAVASYDTWIWHAFFDAAGANNDVNVLNQSSLFDDIKNVTAPFTVNGNTYTNGYYLADDIYPDWATLIKAYSTPTEEPRIKFKRFQESACKDVERTFGVLQGRFHILQMAGRPQSVNKLRRILYCCVLLHNMIVEDNGFNISWLGEELLNTREANPNFVRNRSTSRDVRDQEIRDRNIHDQLREDLTQHIWDLPPNFRTLNA; encoded by the coding sequence ATGAGTAAGGATTTATTCTTACGCATCACAAATGATATAATTGCTTACGACGTTCAACCTTTACCAAGACATTTTGAATATTTTAAACCAAAAATTGATGCTCTTGGTCGAAAAAGTTTTTCAACGATACAAAAGTGTACATCTGCGTTGCGTCAATTGGCGTACGGTACAACAGCGGACATGTTTGACGAATACCTGCAAATGTCCGAATGTACATCTATAGTATGTCGTGATATGTTTTGTAGATGTATTTTGGAACTTTATGTTGATGAATATTTGAGGAAACCAACGAGTAGCGATATAGATCGTTTGTATAGCGCTCATGAAGAAAAGCATGGTTTTAAGAAAATGCTTGGAAGCATCAACTGCATGCATTGGCAGTGGAAGAATTGTCCAGTTGCTTGGAAAGGGCAATATACGAGTGGTCATCAAAAATACCCAACCATTGTTCTTGAAGCCGTTGCTTCATATGATACGTGGATTTGGCATGCATTCTTTGATGCTGCGGGTGCTAACAACGATGTTAATGTTTTGAATCAATCTTCGTTGTTTGATGACATCAAAAATGTAACTGCACCATTTACTGTAAATGGTAATACATACACAAATGGTTATTATTTAGCTGATGACATTTATCCAGATTGGGCAACATTAATCAAGGCGTATTCGACCCCAACCGAAGAGCCCCGTATAAAATTTAAACGCTTCCAAGAAAGTGCATGTAAAGATGTTGAGAGAACATTCGGTGTTCTTCAGGGTAGATTTCATATTCTACAAATGGCTGGACGACCACAAAGTGTCAACAAGTTGAGACGAATATTATATTGTTGTGTGTTATTGCACAACATGATAGTTGAGGATAATGGCTTCAACATTTCATGGCTCGGGGAAGAATTACTTAACACTAGAGAAGCTAATCCTAACTTTGTAAGGAATCGATCTACAAGTCGTGATGTAAGAGATCAAGAAATACGAGATAGAAACATTCATGACCAACTCCGAGAAGATCTCACTCAACACATTTGGGACCTTCCACCAAACTTTAGAACTTTAAATGCTTAA